One genomic window of Bartonella sp. HY038 includes the following:
- a CDS encoding lytic transglycosylase domain-containing protein, translated as MMKSGLYLGRVALVSGLSLSAIVQSFAQTPKLPSDGPVPLARPFASAPQAGSSVVAADNIITSGIPKLPTGKMVGKLKDGLDALYKKNDANRAIAIRNGLAVNSIDRQILTWSLATSGAPEMSSSAIVSAMHEVADWPGQSIMQRNFERAISRENLSAANVISLFSNRRPETAQGMVTLANALAASGKTAQARAVIAPWWHREKLNPAEEKYVLEKQKGVLTSDDHLIRMKAMLLAYRIDAAERVSGPAKARSFYLAFEAVARNRKDAGQRLANVDPSWRKDPVYSYARIQYLRRAGKYTDAANVLLKTPKDAASLIDPDAWWNERRVLSREMLDLNNPKLAYQLAAAHAAESPTAAADAEFHAGWYALRFLNDPKTAMRHFSQIAKLSSGPISLSRAYYWMGRASEAQKNPAQATSYYQQSARFGTTFYGQLAAARLGASKLELPYPKPSNDEKQRFEKRGAVRAILRLEAAGYSDKAGLLYRELSRELKSPGELALLAVMAERKSNHVMSLRIGKTAVLRGINVGALSHPLGAIPSSANISPSGKALAYAIARQESEFNPAAVSSAGARGMLQLMPATAKSVAAKRGIAYNVQRLTTDPAYNATLGAHFLGDQLERFDGSYVLTFVGYNAGPTRANEWINRYGDPRGRDLDTIVDWIERIPYTETRNYVQRVMENYQVYKARLTGSFTIKNDLIAGRTMKN; from the coding sequence ATGATGAAATCTGGTTTATATCTTGGCCGAGTAGCATTAGTGAGTGGGCTATCTTTAAGTGCAATTGTTCAATCTTTTGCGCAAACGCCAAAACTGCCATCTGATGGCCCTGTGCCATTGGCGCGGCCCTTTGCTTCAGCGCCGCAAGCGGGAAGCAGTGTAGTTGCTGCAGATAATATTATCACTTCAGGTATTCCTAAATTGCCAACTGGTAAGATGGTTGGCAAATTAAAAGATGGGCTTGATGCGCTTTATAAAAAAAATGACGCAAATCGTGCTATCGCTATTCGAAATGGATTGGCGGTTAATTCCATTGACAGACAAATTTTGACATGGAGCCTAGCGACCTCTGGTGCGCCAGAAATGTCGAGCAGCGCTATTGTATCGGCGATGCATGAGGTGGCAGATTGGCCAGGCCAGTCAATTATGCAGCGCAATTTTGAACGGGCAATTTCGCGGGAAAATTTAAGCGCAGCAAATGTCATTAGTCTTTTTTCTAATCGCCGTCCTGAAACAGCACAAGGCATGGTAACGCTTGCCAATGCTTTAGCCGCATCGGGCAAAACTGCGCAAGCGCGGGCGGTTATTGCGCCATGGTGGCATCGCGAAAAGCTAAACCCAGCCGAAGAAAAATATGTTCTTGAAAAGCAAAAGGGTGTTTTAACCTCTGACGACCATCTTATCCGCATGAAAGCCATGTTGCTTGCCTATCGTATTGATGCAGCTGAGCGCGTTTCGGGGCCGGCCAAGGCACGCTCATTCTATCTTGCTTTTGAAGCGGTGGCGCGCAATAGAAAAGATGCAGGGCAAAGACTTGCTAATGTTGATCCATCTTGGCGTAAGGACCCTGTTTATAGTTATGCGCGTATTCAATATTTAAGGCGTGCTGGAAAATATACTGATGCTGCAAATGTGCTTTTAAAAACGCCAAAAGATGCAGCCTCATTAATTGATCCAGATGCGTGGTGGAATGAACGGCGTGTTTTATCGCGTGAAATGCTCGATCTTAATAATCCGAAACTTGCTTATCAATTGGCGGCGGCACATGCTGCAGAAAGTCCAACAGCCGCAGCAGATGCTGAATTCCATGCCGGTTGGTATGCGTTGCGTTTTTTGAATGATCCCAAAACTGCAATGCGCCATTTTAGCCAGATAGCAAAACTTTCATCGGGGCCAATTTCATTGTCGCGCGCTTATTATTGGATGGGCAGGGCAAGTGAAGCGCAAAAAAATCCTGCGCAAGCAACAAGCTATTATCAACAATCCGCCCGTTTTGGGACGACATTTTACGGGCAATTAGCTGCGGCGCGCCTTGGCGCATCAAAGCTTGAATTGCCTTATCCAAAACCAAGCAATGACGAAAAACAACGTTTTGAAAAACGCGGTGCTGTTCGCGCCATATTAAGGTTAGAGGCGGCAGGCTATAGTGATAAAGCAGGTTTACTTTATCGCGAATTAAGCCGCGAATTAAAAAGCCCCGGCGAACTTGCCTTGCTAGCGGTAATGGCAGAGCGCAAAAGCAACCATGTTATGAGTTTGCGCATTGGAAAAACGGCAGTTTTGCGTGGCATTAATGTGGGTGCGCTTTCGCATCCTTTGGGTGCTATTCCATCATCTGCCAATATTTCACCATCAGGTAAAGCGCTTGCTTATGCTATTGCCCGTCAAGAAAGTGAATTTAATCCAGCTGCAGTTTCAAGCGCTGGTGCACGCGGAATGCTGCAATTAATGCCAGCAACTGCAAAATCGGTAGCGGCAAAACGTGGCATTGCTTATAATGTGCAACGCTTGACGACTGATCCCGCCTATAATGCGACTTTGGGCGCCCATTTTTTAGGTGATCAGCTAGAGCGTTTTGATGGCTCTTATGTTTTGACCTTTGTTGGTTATAATGCTGGTCCAACTCGTGCTAATGAATGGATTAATCGCTATGGAGATCCGCGCGGCCGTGATTTGGATACAATTGTTGATTGGATTGAGCGCATTCCTTACACAGAAACACGCAATTATGTGCAGCGCGTGATGGAAAATTATCAGGTCTATAAAGCGCGGTTGACGGGTTCATTTACAATTAAAAATGACCTTATCGCAGGGCGCACAATGAAAAATTAG
- a CDS encoding RidA family protein: MSDIKRIEPGKRMSNAVVHNGVVYLAGQVGEPGASASDQTKQILAEVDRLLALAGSDKTRILKAMIWLSDMKYFADMNAVWDEWVAPNAAPARATGEAKLAAPEYLVEIVITAAV; the protein is encoded by the coding sequence ATGTCTGATATAAAGCGTATTGAGCCTGGTAAACGCATGAGCAATGCAGTTGTGCATAATGGTGTTGTCTATCTTGCTGGTCAAGTCGGCGAACCAGGTGCTAGCGCAAGCGATCAAACCAAGCAAATTTTAGCTGAAGTGGATCGTTTGTTAGCTCTTGCAGGTTCAGATAAGACACGTATTTTGAAAGCAATGATCTGGCTTTCGGATATGAAATATTTTGCCGATATGAATGCCGTTTGGGATGAATGGGTTGCACCAAATGCAGCTCCTGCCCGCGCAACCGGTGAAGCAAAGCTTGCAGCCCCTGAATATTTGGTTGAGATTGTTATTACTGCTGCTGTTTAA
- a CDS encoding metallophosphoesterase: MFRLIHISDVHLTPMPEPKLFQLLNKRITGWVNWKMNRKGEIGNETLQCIINDIKNQPHDHIAISGDLVNLALPIEFQNARIWLEQLGNAQDISVVFGNHDAYVPTALKTAIKTFAPWISSDVAVNAPFPYMRIRKDVAIIGCSSAIATMPFRATGKFGKRQADSLKKLLHIAAEKQLFRVVMIHHPPIHNATHRHKILTDIDCFQTVIAECGADLILHGHTHLPTLYSIKGRDGDIPVVGVASASQGFGGKKPPANYNVFEIEKQNGKWQNRLSRHTILNAENDIRCSETILF; this comes from the coding sequence ATGTTTCGCCTTATTCATATTTCTGATGTTCATTTAACGCCAATGCCTGAGCCAAAGCTTTTTCAGCTATTGAATAAGCGCATTACTGGCTGGGTTAATTGGAAGATGAACAGAAAAGGCGAAATCGGCAATGAAACCTTGCAGTGCATTATCAATGATATTAAAAATCAACCCCATGATCATATAGCGATTAGCGGTGATTTGGTTAATTTAGCATTGCCGATTGAGTTTCAAAATGCCCGTATTTGGTTAGAGCAATTGGGAAATGCGCAGGATATATCTGTTGTTTTTGGTAATCATGATGCCTATGTACCTACTGCATTAAAAACCGCTATAAAAACATTTGCGCCATGGATTAGCAGTGACGTGGCTGTCAACGCACCTTTTCCCTATATGCGGATAAGAAAAGATGTTGCAATCATTGGTTGCTCGTCAGCTATTGCAACCATGCCTTTTCGGGCCACAGGTAAATTTGGTAAGCGCCAAGCAGACAGCCTTAAAAAATTATTGCACATAGCTGCAGAAAAACAACTTTTTCGCGTGGTGATGATCCATCATCCGCCTATTCATAATGCGACGCATCGCCACAAAATCTTAACAGATATTGATTGCTTTCAAACAGTTATCGCCGAGTGTGGTGCAGATTTGATTTTGCATGGTCATACTCATTTGCCAACACTTTATAGCATAAAGGGTAGAGATGGCGACATACCTGTCGTGGGGGTTGCATCAGCTTCGCAGGGTTTTGGCGGCAAAAAACCACCAGCCAATTATAATGTGTTTGAAATTGAAAAGCAAAATGGCAAATGGCAAAATAGATTATCACGCCACACAATTTTAAATGCTGAAAATGATATTCGCTGTAGCGAAACCATTTTATTTTAA